The Paenibacillus polymyxa M1 DNA segment TTGCCAACCAAATAGCATTAAAGTTAATGAATCTATACGATGAAGAGCTCCCATTTGGTTACCAGGATTTAGAGGGGAGCATTCATGTTCATAATATAGGAGTACTGCAAGGGGCAGCAGGGATTGCGTTAAGCTTATTGGATTATGGAATAGGGAAGGAAGAGCCTAAATATTCAGGGAGATGGAGTGAATTATTTCTGATTTCATAAAAGAACTGTCTTAACTCTTTACCTGAAGCATTGGTTTTATAGTTAGGGGGGGGTTAGATGAAACAAAAATTTATCGCTATATCATCTTTTGGGAAAATTAGACACTTTTTTGAGGCGTTAAGTACTCCGGAAAACGTCCAAATAATTTTTTATAATTCGCTTAATGAGGCTTTACCGTGGATTGATGAGCAGTGCATCGGTGTCGCTTTGAACCAAGATCATTTAACGCTAGAGGATTTATCTTACTGGCATACTATCAAAGAAAAATGTTCGGTTCCATTTATCTTCCTGTCCTATCATCGTGATGACCAGAGGCAATTGGATCTCCTGAAACAGTTGTTTTCAATCGCTTCATCTGAATATCAAATCCAGCGAGAGCATGAGGCTATTAGTCTATCTCCCAACGTTATTTTTGATCCTGCTGGAAAAGTCATTTGGAAGCAAGGGCATGAGTATATGCTGACGATGATGGAATTTCGATTATTGATGTATCTCCTTACAGCGAAAGAGTGTGCATCCACGATTGATCACATTATAGACAGAGTATGGGGAGTTGATGCTTATACTACATCTAATACGGTGTATGTGCATATCCGAAAATTAAGAGAGAAAATAGAAGATGATCCAAGTCATCCGAAAATATTGGTAACATGCCATGGAATCGGTTACAGGTTGAATATATTTCCTAAAAACTTGGAGGTGGCCAGTTGTGAAGAGACAACTGCATTACACTGATGCTCATAACCTACATAGAGAACCGAGAGATAAGAATGAACGATGGTTCAGCGCATGTGATTATTTTCTAATCAGAGCTCCATTACTCCCGATAGAGCAATATTATAAGGTGTTTTCGGATCAAGATGTAGATAGCCATCTTTCTTTGGAGGAAATCACTCGTCGACTAAAGCTGGTTTCCCAGGAAGCTGTTATTCGAGAAGCTATTTCATTGGCCTCTCCGTCCCTTATGCAGTTTCTACACTATTTAAACGATGACAACGCTTCGGATGATAAAGGAGAGTTACAAAAGTATGAGAAGACGCTGAATAGCTTTTATCGTTATTTTATTCGGATGACTACCCGAACAACCCCATTTGGATTATTTTCAGGGGTGGGGCAAGGGATTTGTAGGGATGCTACCCATTTGGACATAGGTACCTATCATCAGCATCTGAAGAGAGCCAGACCCGACATGGAATGGATATATAAGATGATCCGGAAGATGGAGTCTGACCCAGTCATATTTGATCAACTAAAGGTTTTCTTAAACCGAACGGTTATGATCAAGGGCGATCGTGCCAAATTACCATTTCGGCCTAAACATGGAGCGGCAGAAGCCGATGATTCAGCCGAAATGTTTAGTTCCATTCGGCTTACGGACGTCGTTCGCCTGACGTTTGAAGCTGCAGAGCATCCGATTCAGGTGATGGAGCTTAAAGAATTACTATTGAAGGCATTCCCCGACGCTACTATGGAAATCATCGCTCATTTTTTGCAACAGCTTGTAGAGCAGGAGTTTATTTTGAGCGAGCTTAGACCTCCACTGATGGATCATTCACCTTTTCATTACATATTTGAAAAAATTAAAAAAATGGACATGTCTGATCATTGGACTGACATTTTACACGAAATTGATATTTTATTACGTCAATACAATCAGTGCACGATTGGAGAAGGAGAGAAGGCCTACCGGGAACTATGTGGCAAAATGCTGGATATCATTCCTGTAAAAACACCTGTACAGGTCGATGTCAAATTAGCTCAAGAAGTAACGTTGCCAAGACATGTGCTCAATGATGTTGCATTAGGAGCTGAAGTCATGTGCAGGTTGTTTTCATCCCCCAAAACGGATGAGCTGGACGATTATTTAAATCGTTTTTT contains these protein-coding regions:
- a CDS encoding winged helix-turn-helix domain-containing protein; protein product: MKQKFIAISSFGKIRHFFEALSTPENVQIIFYNSLNEALPWIDEQCIGVALNQDHLTLEDLSYWHTIKEKCSVPFIFLSYHRDDQRQLDLLKQLFSIASSEYQIQREHEAISLSPNVIFDPAGKVIWKQGHEYMLTMMEFRLLMYLLTAKECASTIDHIIDRVWGVDAYTTSNTVYVHIRKLREKIEDDPSHPKILVTCHGIGYRLNIFPKNLEVASCEETTALH